The Apium graveolens cultivar Ventura chromosome 6, ASM990537v1, whole genome shotgun sequence genome contains a region encoding:
- the LOC141665601 gene encoding uncharacterized protein LOC141665601 — MDVEGEKWVTLPKYSDRYRKGVEAFVNQAFSRYAIGNELKCPCKKCGNRFWSGAKAIHEHLVCNGPCPHSVEWIYEVSTHEIDRVADEMDINIGLGLGDEFDALIQNAYGTNDVTDHVGRTGLNDDARKFYRLVKEGGQLLYPECKKFSRLSFLVRLYQLKCIHGFSESGFSDLLELIKEVFPHVNLPSSFSVAKENERLENYAKCGTSRWRVVEKKAKARSDANIELASNPKIPAKVMRYFPLKPRLQRMFLSSGFSSSMTWHALSRKKDGRLRHPADGKGWKLMDSKYLEFAAEMRNVRLGLAADVYPGNEIDVYMQPLIAELKELWAVGIETYDARLDNTFKLHASLLWTISDFPRYGILSGWSTKGKLACPSCHYETSSTYLKHSKKVVYLNHRKFLPPDHKWRSDRRRFNRDVEMLSCPDILSGAEVEELLRGYKNDFGKPLKRNRGTSDCPWKKKSIFLSYHIGAIIWLGIT, encoded by the exons ATGGATGTTGAAGGAGAGAAATGGGTAACACTTCCCAAGTACAGTGATAGATATAGGAAGGGAGTTGAAGCTTTTGTTAACCAAGCATTTTCCCGATATGCCATAGGAAACGAGCTTAAGTGCCCTTGTAAGAAATGTGGTAATCGTTTTTGGAGTGGTGCTAAGGCTATACACGAACATCTAGTCTGTAATGGTCCTTGTCCCCATTCCGTTGAATGGATTTACGAGGTCTCAACCCATGAGATAGATAGGGTTGCTGATGAGATGGATATTAATATAGGTCTAGGTCTTGGAGATGAATTTGATGCTTTGATACAGAATGCATATGGTACTAATGATGTTACTGACCACGTTGGTAGAACAGGACTAAACGATGACGCAAGGAAATTTTATCGCCTTGTTAAGGAGGGTGGACAACTGTTATATCCCGAATGCAAAAAATTTAGTCGATTAAGTTTCTTAGTTAGGCTTTATCAACTAAAGTGCATTCATGGATTTAGCGAATCAGGATTTAGTGACTTACTTGAATTGATAAAGGAGGTTTTCCCTCATGTAAATCTTCCGTCTTCTTTTAGTGTGGCAAAGG AAAACGAGAGGCTGGAGAATTATGCTAAGTGTGGAACATCAAGATGGAGAGTAGTTGAAAAGAAGGCGAAGGCCAGGTCTGATGCAAACATAGAACTAGCATCGAATCCTAAAATCCCGGCTAAAGTGATGAGATACTTCCCTTTAAAGCCAAGGCTGCAGAGAATGTTCTTGAGCTCTGGTTTCTCGAGCTCAATGACATGGCATGCTTTATCACGAAAGAAAGATGGACGGTTAAGGCATCCGGCTGATGGAAAGGGTTGGAAGTTGATGGACAGTAAATATCTTGAATTTGCTGCCGAAATGCGAAATGTACGATTGGGTTTAGCGGCAGACG TTTATCCCGGTAATGAAATTGACGTGTATATGCAACCGTTAATTGCAGAGTTGAAGGAGTTATGGGCTGTTGGAATAGAAACTTATGATGCCAGGTTAGACAACACGTTTAAGCTACACGCAAGCCTATTATGGACGATAAGTGATTTCCCTAGATATGGGATTTTATCCGGTTGGAGCACGAAAGGAAAGTTGGCTTGTCCTTCATGTCACTATGAGACCTCATCGACATATTTGAAACATAGTAAGAAGGTTGTGTATTTAAACCATCGAAAGTTTCTCCCTCCAGATCACAAGTGGAGGTCCGATAGGCGCAGATTTAACAGAGATGTGGAAATGCTATCATGTCCTGATATATTAAGCGGAGCAGAGGTTGAAGAACTATTGCGTGGTTACAAAAATGATTTTGGGAAGCCGCTGAAAAGAAATAGAGGAACATCAGATTGCCCTTGGAAGAAGAAGTCCATTTTTTTGAGCTACCATATTGGAGCAATAATATGGTTAGGCATAACTTAG